The Oryzias latipes chromosome 1, ASM223467v1 genome contains a region encoding:
- the ints12 gene encoding integrator complex subunit 12 isoform X2, with the protein MAGPVSLELDPLFLKALGYLHSKNKDSAEKLKALLDESLARGGDSSYRSLQKDLEMPKSSVSKLSLTKQDSKSLSTPSSSNSGSSKSSSEKSKKEAEKRPSEKIRVELSEVDPPKKSRLEKPDNRSSPITVQTSKDLMPNIHDYDETNADDFAMEMGLACVVCRQMTVTMGNQLVECQECHNLYHQDCHKPQVTDKEVNDPRLVWYCARCTRQMKRMAQKPPQKPSPASASSVPVVKDTLVKKTEGKLKIDTANTFQAFKRTEVKPPVTLASSTISTSSSSSSGLTGWAAFGAKTNPSLPASSKLASSGASGSSKTLTAPSQKPVGLSGLAGAKSGLAGGKVVGNNNGNGSSQVTLKPPPPLTLGKQPVSRSSSTENPGKVSSPSGAGSPSNAQTGSSGSNNGGGNGNNGNGHKGAPGDKAPTSQESQLNAMKRLQMVKKKAAQKKMKK; encoded by the exons ATGGCTGGACCTGTCAGCTTGGAgttggaccccctttttttaaaggctCTGGGTTATTTGCACTCCAAGAACAAAGATTCAGCAGAGAAACTCAAAGCTTTACTCGATGAGTCCCTTGCGAGAGGAGGTGACTCCTCCTACCGCTCATTACAAAAA GACTTGGAAATGCCAAAAAGTTCTGTGTCCAAACTGAGCCTGACTAAGCAAGACTCAAAGTCTTTGAGCACTCCATCTTCCAGCAACAGTGGAAGTTCCAAATCCAGTTCAGAGAAGAGCAAGAAAGAAGCAGAGAAGAGGCCATCAGAGAAG ATACGGGTGGAGTTGTCTGAAGTGGATCCTCCAAAAAAGTCCCGCTTGGAGAAACCGGACAATCGCTCGTCCCCTATAACTGTTCAGACGAGCAAGGACCTCATGCCCAACATACACGACTACGATGAAACTAATGCTGACGACTTTGCCATGGAAATGGGACTGGCTTGTGTGGTTTGCAG ACAAATGACGGTGACCATGGGAAACCAGTTGGTGGAGTGTCAGGAGTGTCATAATCTGTACCACCAGGACTGCCACAAGCCCCAAGTGACAGACAAAGAGGTCAACGACCCCCGCCTTGTGTGGTACTGTGCTCGTTGTACCAGGCAAATGAAACGCATG GCGCAGAAACCTCCACAAAAACCGTCTCCTGCATCTGCATCATCAGTGCCTGTGGTGAAAGACACGCTGGTGAAGAAAACGGAGGGCAAGCTTAAGATTGACACAGCCAACACCTTCCAAGCCTTCAAAAGGACAGAGGTGAAG CCACCTGTCACATTGGCGAGTTCCACTATTTCAACATCCTCCTCCTCTAGCAGCGGTCTGACAGGCTGGGCTGCATTTGGCGCCAAAACAAACCCCTCTCTTCCCGCTAGCTCCAAACTAGCTTCCTCTGGCGCGAGCGGGAGCAGCAAGACCTTGACAGCTCCTAGTCAGAAACCTGTCGGGTTGTCAGGGCTCGCTGGAGCCAAGTCAGGACTTGCAGGAGGAAAAGTCGTTGGAAACAACAATGGAAATGGCTCCAGCCAGGTAACTCTCAAGCCTCCTCCACCTCTGACTTTGGGGAAGCAGCCAGTCAGTCGCTCGTCGAGCACAGAAAACCCGGGGAAAGTGTCCTCGCCATCTGGGGCAGGCTCTCCGAGCAACGCCCAAACAGGCTCCAGTGGCAGCAATAATGGAGGAGGTAATGGAAACAACGGTAATGGACATAAAGGCGCTCCAGGAGACAAAGCACCAACCTCTCAAGAATCCCAACTAAACGCCATGAAACGGCTGCAAATGGTCAAGAAGAAAGCAGcacagaaaaagatgaagaaataa
- the ints12 gene encoding integrator complex subunit 12 isoform X1, with protein MAMAGPVSLELDPLFLKALGYLHSKNKDSAEKLKALLDESLARGGDSSYRSLQKDLEMPKSSVSKLSLTKQDSKSLSTPSSSNSGSSKSSSEKSKKEAEKRPSEKIRVELSEVDPPKKSRLEKPDNRSSPITVQTSKDLMPNIHDYDETNADDFAMEMGLACVVCRQMTVTMGNQLVECQECHNLYHQDCHKPQVTDKEVNDPRLVWYCARCTRQMKRMAQKPPQKPSPASASSVPVVKDTLVKKTEGKLKIDTANTFQAFKRTEVKPPVTLASSTISTSSSSSSGLTGWAAFGAKTNPSLPASSKLASSGASGSSKTLTAPSQKPVGLSGLAGAKSGLAGGKVVGNNNGNGSSQVTLKPPPPLTLGKQPVSRSSSTENPGKVSSPSGAGSPSNAQTGSSGSNNGGGNGNNGNGHKGAPGDKAPTSQESQLNAMKRLQMVKKKAAQKKMKK; from the exons ATG GCCATGGCTGGACCTGTCAGCTTGGAgttggaccccctttttttaaaggctCTGGGTTATTTGCACTCCAAGAACAAAGATTCAGCAGAGAAACTCAAAGCTTTACTCGATGAGTCCCTTGCGAGAGGAGGTGACTCCTCCTACCGCTCATTACAAAAA GACTTGGAAATGCCAAAAAGTTCTGTGTCCAAACTGAGCCTGACTAAGCAAGACTCAAAGTCTTTGAGCACTCCATCTTCCAGCAACAGTGGAAGTTCCAAATCCAGTTCAGAGAAGAGCAAGAAAGAAGCAGAGAAGAGGCCATCAGAGAAG ATACGGGTGGAGTTGTCTGAAGTGGATCCTCCAAAAAAGTCCCGCTTGGAGAAACCGGACAATCGCTCGTCCCCTATAACTGTTCAGACGAGCAAGGACCTCATGCCCAACATACACGACTACGATGAAACTAATGCTGACGACTTTGCCATGGAAATGGGACTGGCTTGTGTGGTTTGCAG ACAAATGACGGTGACCATGGGAAACCAGTTGGTGGAGTGTCAGGAGTGTCATAATCTGTACCACCAGGACTGCCACAAGCCCCAAGTGACAGACAAAGAGGTCAACGACCCCCGCCTTGTGTGGTACTGTGCTCGTTGTACCAGGCAAATGAAACGCATG GCGCAGAAACCTCCACAAAAACCGTCTCCTGCATCTGCATCATCAGTGCCTGTGGTGAAAGACACGCTGGTGAAGAAAACGGAGGGCAAGCTTAAGATTGACACAGCCAACACCTTCCAAGCCTTCAAAAGGACAGAGGTGAAG CCACCTGTCACATTGGCGAGTTCCACTATTTCAACATCCTCCTCCTCTAGCAGCGGTCTGACAGGCTGGGCTGCATTTGGCGCCAAAACAAACCCCTCTCTTCCCGCTAGCTCCAAACTAGCTTCCTCTGGCGCGAGCGGGAGCAGCAAGACCTTGACAGCTCCTAGTCAGAAACCTGTCGGGTTGTCAGGGCTCGCTGGAGCCAAGTCAGGACTTGCAGGAGGAAAAGTCGTTGGAAACAACAATGGAAATGGCTCCAGCCAGGTAACTCTCAAGCCTCCTCCACCTCTGACTTTGGGGAAGCAGCCAGTCAGTCGCTCGTCGAGCACAGAAAACCCGGGGAAAGTGTCCTCGCCATCTGGGGCAGGCTCTCCGAGCAACGCCCAAACAGGCTCCAGTGGCAGCAATAATGGAGGAGGTAATGGAAACAACGGTAATGGACATAAAGGCGCTCCAGGAGACAAAGCACCAACCTCTCAAGAATCCCAACTAAACGCCATGAAACGGCTGCAAATGGTCAAGAAGAAAGCAGcacagaaaaagatgaagaaataa